A DNA window from Gemmobacter fulvus contains the following coding sequences:
- the nirK gene encoding copper-containing nitrite reductase, with translation MPSLPVSRRTLLAGAAIAGAMTQIRQAAAETQKVLTPASATDIASLPRVKVQLVDPPFVHAHEQVATGGPKIVEFEMTIVEKKITLDADGATYWASTFNGTVPGPLMVVHEGDYVELTLINPDTNELMHNIDFHSSTGALGGGGLTQVNPGEKTILRWKATKPGVFVYHCAPPGMVAWHVVSGMNGVIMVLPRDGLKGRDGEAVTYDKVYYIGEQDFYVPRDAAGAWKTYDSPGESYEDTLAVMRTLTPTHVVFNGAVGALTGDNAMTAKVGETVAFIHGQANRDTRPHLIGGHGDYVWATGKFNNPPERGLETWFIPGGTAGLMVYTFEQPGIYAYVNHNLIEAFELGAAAHVVVEGAWNDDLMTQVLAPSPI, from the coding sequence ATGCCCTCCCTCCCCGTCAGCCGCCGCACCCTTCTTGCCGGTGCCGCCATCGCCGGAGCCATGACGCAGATCCGCCAGGCTGCGGCAGAGACCCAGAAGGTGCTGACCCCGGCAAGTGCGACCGACATCGCCAGCCTGCCGCGCGTCAAGGTGCAACTGGTCGACCCACCCTTTGTTCATGCCCATGAACAGGTGGCCACCGGCGGCCCCAAGATCGTCGAATTCGAGATGACCATCGTCGAGAAGAAGATCACCCTTGATGCCGATGGCGCGACCTATTGGGCCTCGACCTTCAATGGCACGGTGCCGGGCCCGCTGATGGTGGTGCATGAAGGCGATTATGTCGAACTCACGCTGATCAACCCCGACACCAACGAGCTGATGCACAATATCGACTTCCACAGCTCCACCGGCGCGCTTGGCGGCGGCGGGCTGACCCAGGTGAACCCGGGCGAAAAGACGATCCTGCGCTGGAAGGCGACCAAACCCGGCGTTTTCGTCTATCACTGCGCCCCTCCGGGCATGGTGGCCTGGCATGTGGTGTCGGGGATGAATGGCGTGATCATGGTGCTGCCGCGCGACGGGCTGAAAGGGCGCGATGGCGAGGCCGTGACCTATGACAAGGTATATTACATCGGCGAGCAGGATTTCTATGTGCCGCGCGACGCGGCTGGGGCCTGGAAGACCTATGACAGCCCCGGCGAAAGCTATGAGGATACGCTGGCCGTCATGCGGACGCTGACGCCGACGCATGTGGTGTTCAACGGTGCCGTGGGTGCCCTGACGGGCGACAACGCGATGACGGCGAAAGTCGGCGAGACGGTGGCCTTCATCCATGGTCAGGCGAACCGCGACACCCGGCCCCACCTGATCGGCGGCCATGGCGATTATGTCTGGGCCACCGGCAAGTTCAACAACCCGCCCGAGCGGGGGCTGGAGACATGGTTCATCCCCGGAGGCACAGCCGGTCTGATGGTCTACACCTTCGAGCAGCCGGGCATCTATGCCTATGTGAACCACAATCTGATCGAGGCCTTTGAACTCGGCGCCGCAGCGCATGTGGTGGTGGAGGGCGCGTGGAACGACGATCTGATGACGCAGGTTCTGGCGCCAAGCCCGATCTGA
- a CDS encoding SUMF1/EgtB/PvdO family nonheme iron enzyme — translation MHLATLFLTGTTCALLAALHLAGPDRAPLPETPAMVRLEPAPFRHRLDGDWQRNGQPVDAPLAMVSIPAAIEIMATPVSTRQWQACVAAAVCAPLVAATAPPDLPVTGVNWYDAQTYAGWLSSETGETWRLPTDVEWAQAAAELFRNDALGVESDPNNPATLWLAEYAVESARSRDLDREIRPVGSLNVNSLGVHDIGGAVWEWTATCLRRGEIDDQGRILRESDSCGIYIAEGLHRAAITDFVRDPKSGGCSVGVPPANLGFRLVRETG, via the coding sequence ATGCATCTCGCCACCTTGTTTCTGACCGGCACGACATGCGCCCTGCTCGCGGCCTTGCATCTTGCCGGGCCCGACCGGGCACCCCTGCCCGAGACCCCGGCCATGGTGCGGCTGGAGCCTGCCCCGTTCCGGCACCGTCTGGACGGCGACTGGCAGCGCAACGGCCAGCCGGTCGATGCGCCACTGGCCATGGTGTCCATACCCGCCGCCATCGAGATCATGGCAACCCCGGTCAGCACCCGCCAATGGCAGGCCTGTGTCGCGGCGGCTGTCTGCGCGCCCCTTGTCGCGGCGACCGCGCCGCCTGATCTGCCTGTGACGGGCGTGAACTGGTATGATGCACAAACCTATGCTGGCTGGCTTTCCAGTGAGACGGGCGAAACCTGGCGTCTGCCGACGGATGTCGAATGGGCGCAGGCCGCAGCCGAGCTGTTTCGGAACGACGCGCTTGGGGTCGAGAGCGATCCGAACAACCCCGCCACGCTCTGGCTGGCCGAATATGCGGTTGAATCGGCACGCAGCCGCGATCTCGACCGTGAAATCCGCCCGGTGGGCAGCCTGAACGTCAACTCGCTGGGCGTGCATGACATCGGCGGCGCGGTCTGGGAATGGACCGCGACCTGCCTGCGCCGGGGCGAGATTGACGATCAGGGCAGGATCCTGCGCGAAAGCGACAGCTGCGGCATCTATATCGCCGAAGGGCTGCACCGCGCCGCAATCACGGATTTTGTGCGCGATCCGAAATCGGGCGGCTGCTCGGTCGGGGTGCCGCCCGCCAATCTGGGCTTCCGCCTCGTCCGTGAAACCGGCTGA
- a CDS encoding NnrU family protein, which translates to MEWLNFGAALTAFFASHAVPALPWVKTRAQARLGRAGYGAVFGSISLIVLVWVIVAAGQAPYVEIWPHYPWMRWVANIVMPVALLLLVLAIAAPNPLSFGGRSTGFDPEQPGLAGAMRHPLLWALFLWSAAHLLVNGDLAHGILFAAFAIFCLIGMSMLDRRRRRDLGQAEWHRLAARTSNLPRPWRILPALSWARLCLWAALWAAILAAHPHLIGVSPLP; encoded by the coding sequence ATGGAATGGCTGAATTTCGGGGCGGCACTGACGGCATTCTTTGCCAGCCATGCGGTGCCTGCGCTGCCTTGGGTCAAGACGCGGGCGCAGGCGCGGCTGGGGCGGGCGGGGTATGGCGCGGTTTTCGGGTCAATTTCGCTGATCGTGCTTGTCTGGGTGATCGTGGCGGCAGGCCAGGCGCCCTATGTCGAGATCTGGCCGCACTATCCCTGGATGCGATGGGTCGCCAATATCGTGATGCCGGTGGCCCTTCTGCTTCTGGTGCTGGCCATCGCTGCGCCCAATCCGCTGAGCTTTGGTGGCCGCAGCACCGGGTTTGACCCGGAACAGCCCGGCCTTGCGGGGGCCATGCGCCATCCGCTGTTGTGGGCGCTGTTCCTGTGGTCGGCGGCGCATCTTCTGGTGAACGGGGATCTGGCGCATGGCATTCTCTTTGCGGCGTTTGCGATATTCTGCCTGATCGGCATGTCGATGCTGGATCGGCGTCGTCGGCGTGATCTTGGCCAAGCCGAATGGCATCGCCTTGCCGCCCGCACCTCGAACCTGCCCCGGCCCTGGCGGATCCTTCCGGCACTGTCCTGGGCGCGTCTGTGCCTTTGGGCAGCACTATGGGCGGCAATTCTTGCCGCCCATCCGCATCTGATCGGGGTTTCACCGCTGCCCTGA
- a CDS encoding SDR family NAD(P)-dependent oxidoreductase, translating to MARASFDFTGETVLVTGASRGIGHAVARGFAAAGAAVTILSSGSGIHQAAARITAESGRACAALECDITDSAAVKAALAGMGRIDVLVNNAGLERITPLLDADDAVEDTFRRITDINTNGTFYVTRHAVPKMAQGGRIILTASIWSRVAVAEFAAYIASKHANLGFTRVMAKELGPKGIRVNAVCPGWVRTEAAMLSLRKMSLSTGRSEADLLAEITGAQVLPGLLEPEDMVPLYLFLASDAARDITGQAMMLDRGEVMA from the coding sequence ATGGCCCGCGCCAGTTTCGATTTTACCGGAGAAACCGTGCTTGTCACCGGCGCAAGCCGGGGCATCGGCCATGCAGTCGCCCGGGGCTTTGCCGCTGCCGGGGCTGCGGTCACCATCCTGTCCAGCGGCAGCGGCATCCATCAGGCCGCCGCCCGCATCACGGCGGAATCCGGGCGCGCCTGTGCCGCGCTGGAATGCGACATCACCGACAGCGCCGCCGTCAAGGCCGCTTTGGCCGGAATGGGCCGGATCGACGTGCTGGTGAACAATGCCGGGCTGGAACGGATCACCCCGCTGCTCGATGCCGATGATGCGGTCGAGGATACCTTTCGCCGCATCACCGACATCAACACCAATGGCACCTTCTACGTCACCCGCCATGCGGTGCCGAAAATGGCGCAAGGGGGCCGCATCATCCTGACCGCCTCGATCTGGAGCCGGGTGGCGGTGGCCGAATTCGCCGCCTATATCGCCTCGAAACACGCCAATCTGGGCTTTACCCGGGTGATGGCGAAAGAGCTTGGCCCGAAAGGCATCCGGGTGAATGCGGTTTGTCCCGGCTGGGTGCGCACCGAGGCGGCAATGCTGTCGCTGCGGAAAATGTCGCTCAGCACCGGGCGCAGCGAAGCCGATCTTCTGGCCGAAATCACCGGCGCGCAGGTTCTGCCGGGCCTGCTGGAGCCCGAGGACATGGTGCCGCTCTATCTGTTTCTCGCCTCGGATGCCGCGCGCGACATCACCGGGCAGGCGATGATGCTGGACCGGGGCGAGGTGATGGCATGA
- a CDS encoding metal-sulfur cluster assembly factor: protein MTEPVPDIHQALRGVLDPETGRDLIAMGLIYETRFETGTAHVRMTTTTRGCPLTEMLRLGVEAALLAVPGIAAAEVTLTWEPLWTPDRMEPLPM, encoded by the coding sequence ATGACTGAACCCGTTCCGGATATTCACCAGGCATTGCGTGGTGTGCTCGACCCCGAAACCGGGCGCGACCTGATCGCCATGGGCCTGATCTATGAGACGCGGTTTGAGACAGGCACCGCCCATGTCCGCATGACCACCACCACACGCGGCTGCCCGTTGACCGAGATGCTGCGGCTGGGGGTCGAGGCGGCATTGCTTGCGGTGCCCGGCATCGCGGCAGCCGAAGTCACCCTGACGTGGGAGCCGCTCTGGACCCCCGACCGCATGGAACCGCTGCCGATGTGA
- a CDS encoding cytochrome C oxidase subunit IV family protein — MDTLTKTWICLIGLTLATTALAGFDGRLAALAVLALAWLKARLILGRFLHLEAIPGWLSAFTVPLALWLALIGGLHALAL; from the coding sequence ATGGACACGTTGACGAAAACATGGATCTGTCTGATCGGGCTGACACTGGCAACCACGGCCCTTGCCGGTTTTGATGGCAGGCTTGCGGCGTTGGCAGTGTTGGCGCTGGCGTGGCTCAAGGCCCGGCTGATCCTCGGGCGTTTCCTGCATCTGGAGGCCATACCCGGCTGGCTTTCGGCCTTTACCGTGCCGCTGGCGCTCTGGCTTGCCCTGATCGGGGGGCTTCATGCGCTGGCGTTGTGA
- a CDS encoding Crp/Fnr family transcriptional regulator produces MTRQTLTPLHRRIACQSRLFTSLPQDIADRLLDAAHVRRLRRGQVLFHHGDTAHSIHIVTEGWVKLYRIAPNGTEAVVGVMTRGQSFGEPIALRRAAYPVSAEATTAAELLAVPAQAFLDLLHAHPETAISVLSATFLHLQGLVEQIEQLKARSGAQRVAEFLLELCPDGVESATVILPYDKALIAGRLGMKPESLSRAFVRLRDFGVKVNQTSAAIASVTQLHSLAHDDGSGALCRAI; encoded by the coding sequence ATGACGCGCCAGACCCTGACCCCGCTGCACCGCCGGATCGCCTGCCAGTCGCGGCTGTTCACAAGCCTGCCGCAAGACATCGCAGACCGGCTGCTTGACGCGGCCCATGTCAGACGGCTGCGGCGCGGGCAAGTGCTGTTCCATCATGGCGATACCGCCCATTCGATCCATATCGTGACCGAAGGCTGGGTGAAGCTGTATCGCATCGCCCCCAATGGCACCGAGGCAGTCGTGGGCGTGATGACACGCGGCCAGAGTTTTGGTGAACCGATCGCACTGCGCCGCGCCGCCTATCCGGTTTCCGCCGAGGCGACCACCGCGGCTGAACTCCTTGCCGTTCCGGCCCAGGCCTTTCTGGATCTGCTGCATGCCCACCCGGAAACCGCGATTTCGGTTCTGTCGGCCACATTCCTGCATCTTCAGGGCCTTGTGGAACAGATCGAACAGCTGAAGGCGCGGTCCGGCGCACAACGGGTGGCGGAATTCCTGCTGGAGCTCTGCCCCGATGGCGTGGAAAGCGCGACCGTGATCCTGCCCTATGACAAGGCGCTGATCGCGGGGCGGCTGGGGATGAAGCCCGAAAGCCTGAGCCGGGCCTTCGTCCGGTTGCGCGATTTCGGGGTCAAGGTGAACCAGACCAGCGCCGCGATTGCCTCGGTCACGCAATTGCACAGTCTGGCGCATGATGATGGCTCCGGGGCGCTCTGCCGCGCGATCTGA
- a CDS encoding Crp/Fnr family transcriptional regulator: MVKATSVAIDISIVRNLPLFRQMDPAALTRLMVRATPQRIPQNDTVFEQGGDAVAFYLLLHGRLKVSQVTPDGQQVMVRVVHPGDLFGFARALARPDYPGTAKAAVESLVISWPMADWDAVVENNPRLAINAMQTIGQRLDEAHTRLREMSTQEVERRVAHAVLRLADKAGRIEAAGTRIDFPITRQDIAEMTGTTLHTVSRLLSAWESRGLVEGGRQKLTITDAEGLARIADPEA, encoded by the coding sequence ATGGTAAAGGCGACCTCAGTGGCGATCGACATTTCTATTGTCCGCAATCTTCCGCTGTTCCGCCAGATGGACCCGGCGGCGCTGACGCGTCTGATGGTGCGCGCCACGCCGCAGCGCATCCCGCAGAACGATACGGTGTTTGAACAGGGCGGCGATGCGGTGGCCTTTTACCTTTTGCTGCATGGGCGGCTGAAGGTCAGTCAGGTCACCCCCGATGGTCAGCAGGTCATGGTGCGGGTGGTGCATCCGGGCGATCTGTTCGGCTTTGCCCGGGCCTTGGCGCGGCCCGATTACCCCGGCACGGCCAAGGCCGCCGTGGAATCTCTGGTCATCTCCTGGCCGATGGCGGATTGGGACGCGGTGGTCGAGAACAACCCCCGCCTTGCGATCAATGCGATGCAGACCATTGGCCAGCGCCTTGATGAAGCCCATACCCGCCTGCGCGAAATGTCGACCCAGGAGGTGGAACGCCGCGTGGCCCATGCGGTGCTGCGTCTGGCAGACAAGGCCGGCCGGATCGAGGCGGCGGGCACCCGCATTGATTTTCCGATCACCCGTCAGGATATTGCCGAAATGACCGGCACCACCTTGCACACCGTCTCACGGCTTCTTTCTGCCTGGGAAAGCCGGGGCCTTGTCGAAGGCGGGCGACAAAAGCTGACCATCACCGACGCGGAAGGGCTGGCCCGGATCGCCGATCCCGAGGCGTGA
- the speB gene encoding agmatinase, translated as MAENSYDSGRLNLPFVGICTFGKSPYQPDWDRIDADVAILGAPFDFGTQWRSGARFGPRGIREASTLFSFGHGGAYDHEDDVTYLPADKVRMVDLGDADIVHTDTETSHANIEHGVRKILAAGALPVVLGGDHSINIPCVNAFAEDCARNGPIHIVQFDAHLDFVDVRHGVRHGHGNPMRRAAEKPYVSGLTQLGIRNVSSTAKDGYAAARDMGSDILSVRQIRALGVEAVLARIPAAARYYVTIDIDGFDPSIAPGTGTPSHGGFIYYEVLELLAGLARRGTIVGIDLVEVAPDYDHTGTTTILAAQVLMNLIGRVMHAREG; from the coding sequence ATGGCCGAGAATTCTTATGATAGTGGGCGCCTGAACCTGCCGTTTGTCGGCATCTGCACCTTCGGCAAAAGCCCGTATCAGCCGGACTGGGACCGCATTGATGCCGATGTGGCGATTCTCGGGGCGCCGTTCGATTTCGGCACGCAATGGCGCTCGGGCGCGCGGTTTGGGCCGCGCGGCATCCGCGAGGCCTCCACGCTGTTTTCCTTCGGCCATGGCGGGGCCTATGACCATGAAGATGACGTGACCTATCTGCCGGCAGACAAGGTGCGTATGGTTGACCTAGGCGATGCCGATATCGTGCATACCGACACCGAAACCAGCCATGCCAATATCGAACATGGCGTGCGCAAGATCCTGGCTGCCGGGGCGCTGCCGGTTGTGCTGGGCGGCGATCACTCGATCAATATTCCCTGCGTCAATGCCTTTGCCGAAGACTGCGCCCGCAATGGTCCGATCCATATCGTGCAATTCGACGCGCATCTGGATTTTGTCGATGTCCGTCACGGCGTGCGCCATGGTCACGGCAACCCGATGCGGCGCGCAGCGGAAAAGCCCTATGTCAGCGGCCTGACGCAGCTTGGCATCCGCAATGTCTCGTCCACCGCGAAAGACGGCTATGCCGCGGCGCGCGACATGGGCTCGGACATCCTTTCGGTGCGCCAGATCCGCGCGCTTGGGGTCGAGGCGGTGCTGGCCCGGATTCCGGCGGCGGCCCGGTATTACGTCACCATCGACATCGACGGCTTCGACCCGTCGATTGCGCCCGGCACCGGCACGCCGTCGCATGGCGGGTTCATCTATTACGAGGTGCTGGAACTGCTGGCGGGTCTGGCCAGGCGCGGCACCATCGTCGGCATTGATCTGGTCGAGGTCGCGCCGGATTACGATCACACCGGCACCACCACGATCCTTGCCGCGCAGGTGCTGATGAACCTGATCGGTCGTGTCATGCACGCGCGGGAGGGCTGA
- a CDS encoding LysR family transcriptional regulator translates to MPETSQTIRPRRTSLGDVDLRLLRVFVEIVRCNGFSAAQSSLGMNQATISAHMRHLEERLAVRLCERGRSGFFMTEEGKKIHSAALDLFGSIERFQGAVGDAQGELTGRLTFGTVDAMVSNRTLDLQAAIGAFARLAPKVHLDIDVAAPQALSQGILSGRYQIVLMPAQTHFPQMRAVDVFLERQNLYCGRNHPLGAVADCDITPELLAMQAFAGRSYMPRAPICGVDFRWSAVTAHMESTLLLLLSGAYIGFLPDHYAAPALHSGALRALDPGRFTFEDTFQIVYSRERPTRAVELLVSSISRPQPAMA, encoded by the coding sequence ATGCCAGAGACCAGCCAAACCATCCGCCCGCGCCGCACCTCCCTCGGGGATGTGGATCTGCGGCTGCTGCGGGTCTTTGTCGAAATCGTGCGCTGCAACGGCTTTTCGGCAGCGCAATCCAGCCTTGGCATGAATCAGGCGACAATCTCGGCCCATATGCGGCACCTTGAGGAACGGCTTGCCGTGCGGCTGTGCGAGCGGGGCCGCAGCGGCTTCTTCATGACGGAAGAGGGGAAAAAGATCCATTCGGCCGCGCTTGACCTGTTTGGCTCCATCGAACGGTTTCAGGGCGCGGTGGGCGATGCGCAGGGCGAGCTGACGGGCCGGCTGACCTTCGGCACGGTCGATGCCATGGTGTCAAACCGGACGCTCGATCTTCAGGCCGCGATCGGTGCCTTTGCGCGCCTCGCCCCCAAGGTGCATCTCGACATTGATGTCGCCGCGCCACAGGCGCTGTCGCAGGGTATCCTGAGCGGTCGCTATCAGATCGTGCTGATGCCCGCGCAGACGCATTTTCCGCAGATGCGCGCGGTCGATGTCTTTCTGGAACGGCAGAACCTCTATTGTGGCCGCAACCATCCGCTGGGCGCGGTGGCGGATTGCGACATCACGCCGGAACTGCTGGCCATGCAAGCCTTTGCAGGGCGATCCTATATGCCGCGCGCGCCCATCTGCGGTGTGGATTTCCGCTGGAGCGCGGTGACAGCCCATATGGAAAGCACGCTGCTGCTGCTGTTGTCCGGGGCCTATATCGGCTTTTTGCCCGATCACTATGCCGCCCCGGCGTTGCACAGCGGCGCCTTGCGGGCGCTGGATCCCGGACGGTTCACCTTCGAGGACACGTTCCAGATTGTCTATTCCAGAGAAAGACCCACGCGGGCGGTGGAGCTTCTGGTCAGCAGCATTTCGCGCCCGCAACCGGCGATGGCATGA
- a CDS encoding SDR family NAD(P)-dependent oxidoreductase, which produces MTRVLITGAGRGIGAACALAYAGSGARLALADLCAPEATAQQARAAGAADVLSCGCDVADSSAVTGMVQQVEAAFGGLDILIHCAGIIHEAPLLETPVADFDRVIAVNLRGSFLVGQAAIGLMHKAGSGRVILIASDMAYYGRETFSPYVASKHGVLGLTRSWAKEFAPTILVNAICPGPIDTEMLGAAHMSPEWREKELAIPLARFGQPAEVAHLALFLGGPGGAYITGQGLGTNGGSIMP; this is translated from the coding sequence ATGACCCGGGTTCTGATCACCGGCGCCGGTCGCGGCATCGGGGCGGCCTGTGCGCTGGCCTATGCGGGCAGCGGCGCAAGGCTCGCGCTGGCCGATCTCTGCGCGCCCGAGGCCACGGCGCAACAGGCGCGCGCCGCCGGGGCCGCAGACGTGCTGTCATGCGGTTGCGATGTTGCCGACAGCAGCGCCGTTACCGGCATGGTTCAACAGGTGGAGGCGGCGTTTGGCGGGCTCGATATCCTGATCCACTGCGCCGGTATCATCCACGAAGCGCCACTGCTGGAGACCCCGGTGGCAGATTTCGACCGGGTGATTGCCGTCAACCTGCGTGGCAGCTTTCTGGTCGGGCAGGCCGCAATCGGGCTGATGCACAAGGCGGGATCGGGCCGCGTCATCCTGATCGCCTCGGACATGGCCTATTACGGGCGCGAAACCTTCTCGCCCTATGTCGCCTCGAAACACGGGGTGCTGGGCCTGACGCGCTCCTGGGCCAAGGAATTCGCCCCCACGATCCTCGTCAACGCCATCTGCCCCGGCCCGATCGACACCGAGATGCTGGGGGCCGCGCATATGAGCCCCGAATGGCGCGAAAAGGAACTTGCCATCCCGCTCGCCCGGTTTGGCCAACCCGCAGAAGTGGCCCATCTGGCGCTGTTTCTTGGCGGGCCGGGCGGCGCCTACATCACCGGCCAGGGCCTTGGCACCAATGGCGGGAGCATCATGCCATGA
- a CDS encoding pseudoazurin, whose protein sequence is MKLATLLAAPTFVLALAGASLAAEHEVHMLNKGAAGAMVFEPAFVKAEPGDTIHFIPTDKSHNVEAIKDILPEGVEVFKSKINEEYTLTVTEAGLYGVKCTPHFAMGMVGLIQVGDAPANLDAAKTAKMSKKARERMDAEIAQVK, encoded by the coding sequence ATGAAACTTGCCACCCTTCTCGCCGCTCCCACTTTCGTTCTTGCGCTGGCAGGGGCGAGCCTCGCCGCCGAGCACGAAGTGCATATGCTGAACAAAGGCGCCGCCGGGGCCATGGTGTTCGAACCCGCCTTCGTGAAAGCCGAACCCGGCGATACGATCCATTTCATTCCCACCGACAAAAGCCATAATGTCGAGGCGATCAAGGACATCCTGCCCGAGGGCGTCGAGGTGTTCAAAAGCAAGATCAATGAGGAATACACGCTGACCGTGACAGAGGCCGGGCTTTACGGTGTGAAATGCACGCCGCACTTTGCCATGGGCATGGTCGGCCTGATCCAGGTGGGTGATGCCCCCGCCAATCTTGACGCCGCAAAGACCGCGAAGATGTCGAAAAAGGCCCGCGAGCGGATGGATGCGGAAATCGCCCAGGTGAAATGA
- a CDS encoding NnrS family protein, with protein MTESKRPRIPRGLKADGAALWSYGFRPFFLGGAIWAVLTMILWIATLALGLPLGGDFGAPLWHAHEMIFGFAPAVLAGFLLTAIPNWTGSLPVSGAPLIWLVSLWFAGRVAMAAAALTGVPIASMLDAAFLPVFLALCLREIIRGGKWGDVKVLAGVFAISLGSLGFHLAVALGGTPQIWLRGAVAGYVVLVMIIGGRILPSFTRNWLNQHGQGPMPVAYNRFDMGVILFSALALAAWVALPGERLIAPMALVAAGLNAARLARWRGWAVRAEWLLLVLHLAYAFVPLGFLAIALAAEGRILQVSALHVLTVGVIATMMLAVMTRATRGHTGRPLTASGWTVLSYLCLFAAALARPLADLAGWPWLMTASGALWSLAFTLFIAEYGGMLLRMRRKPRADSA; from the coding sequence ATGACCGAATCAAAACGCCCCCGTATCCCGCGCGGCCTGAAAGCGGATGGTGCGGCGCTCTGGTCCTACGGCTTCCGGCCGTTCTTCCTCGGTGGCGCGATATGGGCGGTCCTGACCATGATCCTGTGGATCGCAACGCTTGCGCTTGGCCTGCCGCTGGGCGGTGATTTTGGCGCGCCGCTGTGGCATGCGCATGAGATGATCTTCGGCTTTGCCCCCGCCGTGCTGGCGGGGTTCCTGCTGACTGCCATCCCGAACTGGACCGGCAGCCTGCCGGTCTCGGGTGCGCCACTGATCTGGCTGGTCTCTCTCTGGTTTGCTGGCCGGGTCGCCATGGCGGCGGCGGCGCTGACGGGGGTGCCCATCGCCTCGATGCTTGATGCCGCGTTCCTGCCGGTCTTTCTTGCGCTTTGCCTGCGCGAGATCATCCGGGGCGGCAAATGGGGTGACGTGAAAGTGCTGGCCGGGGTCTTTGCCATCAGCCTTGGTAGTCTCGGCTTCCACCTTGCGGTGGCGCTTGGCGGCACGCCGCAGATCTGGCTGCGCGGCGCGGTGGCGGGATATGTGGTGCTGGTGATGATCATCGGCGGGCGCATCCTTCCCAGCTTTACCCGCAACTGGTTGAACCAGCACGGTCAGGGGCCGATGCCTGTGGCCTATAACCGGTTTGACATGGGGGTGATCCTCTTCTCGGCCCTGGCGCTGGCAGCATGGGTTGCCCTGCCCGGAGAACGGCTGATCGCGCCGATGGCGCTGGTCGCGGCGGGGCTGAATGCGGCGCGGCTGGCGCGCTGGCGTGGGTGGGCGGTGCGGGCAGAATGGCTGCTCTTGGTGCTGCATCTGGCCTATGCTTTTGTTCCGCTGGGGTTTTTGGCCATCGCACTCGCGGCGGAGGGGCGCATCCTTCAGGTCTCGGCGCTGCATGTGCTGACGGTTGGCGTGATTGCCACCATGATGCTGGCAGTGATGACACGCGCCACGCGCGGCCATACCGGGCGGCCGCTGACGGCCTCGGGCTGGACAGTGCTGTCCTATCTGTGCCTGTTTGCGGCGGCGCTCGCGCGACCTCTGGCCGATCTGGCAGGCTGGCCCTGGCTGATGACCGCTTCGGGCGCGCTCTGGAGTCTTGCCTTCACGCTGTTCATTGCGGAATACGGCGGGATGCTGCTGCGGATGCGGCGCAAGCCGCGCGCAGACAGCGCCTGA
- a CDS encoding DUF2249 domain-containing protein — MTQPTPLELDVRPIIRRGEEPFGAIMAAADALTPGQALRLLAPFRPAPLFNVMANRGFACRDRQRDDGVWEVVFTPTPGAETETGMAHGSAPGAAFWPDPVRELDLIGLAPPEPMVRILEEVTLLAPGDVLFALLDREPMFLFPELAQRGHEWAGNFARSGEAYRLLVRAGAQDD, encoded by the coding sequence ATGACACAGCCCACCCCTCTTGAGCTTGACGTTCGCCCGATCATCCGGCGGGGCGAAGAACCTTTTGGTGCCATCATGGCTGCGGCAGATGCGCTGACGCCCGGTCAGGCCTTGCGCCTGCTGGCCCCGTTCCGGCCCGCGCCGCTGTTCAACGTGATGGCCAATCGCGGGTTTGCCTGCCGCGACCGACAGCGCGATGATGGGGTCTGGGAGGTGGTTTTCACTCCCACGCCCGGTGCCGAAACGGAAACCGGAATGGCCCATGGCTCTGCCCCCGGCGCGGCCTTCTGGCCCGATCCGGTGCGCGAGCTTGACCTGATCGGTCTGGCCCCGCCCGAGCCCATGGTGCGGATCCTTGAAGAGGTCACATTGCTTGCGCCGGGCGATGTGCTGTTCGCACTTCTTGACCGCGAGCCGATGTTCCTGTTCCCCGAACTGGCACAACGCGGCCATGAATGGGCGGGAAATTTCGCACGCTCGGGAGAGGCTTACCGGCTGCTGGTCCGGGCTGGGGCACAGGATGACTGA